One Kineococcus radiotolerans SRS30216 = ATCC BAA-149 DNA window includes the following coding sequences:
- the dbpB gene encoding DGQHR domain-containing protein DpdB, translating to MSEGIIRRRALRILQREDVPLYLFALAASDVARIADVARISRDDFGKLIGYQRPEKKQHVNQIVDYLDTDGALFPNGLILALPTSVHFRSSRGPGASDGLATAGELEIPCPEEDGAPRPAWIVDGQQRSLALARTRNTSFPVPVAGFVTENLDMQREQFLRVNTVQPLPTNLVTELLPEVPTTISPRMSARRLPSALVDMLNQDPESPFRGLIRRASTDVDKKSGAVITDNSLVLAIGESLNSPLGVLFPYRNLADGTTDTAGIRQLLITYWTAVRRLFPDAWGKPPTESRLMHGLGIRAMGRLMDRIMVSIDAAAPSAIDDVMTELWRVAPVCRWTHGTWEGLRVDWNGLQNNPKDISTLSNYLVRAYLQARTSTS from the coding sequence ATGAGCGAAGGCATCATCCGACGACGGGCACTGCGCATCCTGCAACGCGAGGACGTGCCGCTGTACCTGTTCGCGCTCGCCGCCTCCGACGTCGCCCGCATCGCCGACGTCGCGCGCATCTCGCGCGACGACTTCGGCAAGCTCATCGGCTACCAGCGCCCGGAGAAGAAGCAGCACGTCAACCAGATCGTCGACTACCTCGACACCGACGGCGCGCTCTTCCCCAACGGCCTGATCCTGGCTCTGCCCACCAGCGTGCATTTCCGCTCCAGCCGCGGCCCCGGCGCCAGCGACGGCCTCGCCACCGCCGGGGAGTTGGAGATCCCCTGCCCTGAAGAAGACGGCGCACCACGCCCGGCGTGGATCGTCGATGGCCAACAGCGCAGCCTGGCGCTCGCCCGCACCCGCAACACCTCCTTCCCCGTACCGGTCGCCGGCTTCGTCACCGAGAACCTCGACATGCAGCGTGAGCAGTTCCTGCGGGTGAATACCGTGCAGCCCCTGCCGACCAACCTAGTCACCGAACTGCTGCCGGAGGTTCCGACCACCATCTCCCCGCGCATGTCCGCGCGCCGGCTGCCCTCGGCCTTGGTGGACATGCTCAACCAAGACCCCGAGTCTCCCTTCCGCGGCTTGATCCGCCGCGCCTCCACCGACGTGGACAAGAAGTCCGGCGCGGTCATCACCGACAACAGCCTGGTGCTTGCCATCGGTGAGTCCCTCAACTCCCCCCTCGGGGTGCTCTTCCCCTACCGCAACCTCGCCGACGGCACCACCGACACCGCAGGCATCCGCCAGTTGCTCATCACCTACTGGACCGCGGTACGCCGCCTCTTCCCCGATGCATGGGGCAAGCCACCCACGGAAAGTCGACTTATGCATGGCCTCGGCATCCGCGCCATGGGCCGACTGATGGACCGCATCATGGTCAGCATCGACGCTGCTGCCCCCAGCGCAATTGACGACGTCATGACGGAGTTGTGGCGGGTGGCTCCGGTGTGTCGGTGGACGCACGGCACGTGGGAGGGACTGCGAGTGGACTGGAACGGACTGCAGAACAACCCTAAGGACATCAGCACCCTGTCCAACTACCTCGTGCGCGCGTATCTGCAGGCAAGGACGAGCACCTCATGA
- the dpdA gene encoding tRNA-guanine transglycosylase DpdA: MKFYFPDSQDLISPTYDFDRDEYHPLRVRQRDDRYAHEALTARPYDGILVSKGIVDGSISGTGKYTTSQRARLYRLGVRDFFRLPDGIETLGDNGAFAYATEEIPPVTVEQVLDFYDGCGFDAGVSLDHIVFGYQPDEVVQAAGGILNDEQNAWETRRELTLKYAAEFLEAIHERGSTLVPVGAAQGWSPSTYANSVQRLQDLGYQRIALGGMVPLRTPAILACLNAIDAVRKPDTQLHLLGITRLDAMEEFARLGVSSLDSTSGFRQAFMDEKNNYHTANGNYAAIRVPQVDGNLKLKKAIVAGQVSQASAVRLERECLSALRAYDEGAASLEEALETVLAYDALVRPPADRAKQSYEEMYRTTLQDRPWTTCSCGLCERHGIQLVIFRGTERNKRRGFHNLAVLAAKMHTLRPARVKPTASRTRAKAQTTSGAPMRTTQGRTTAATGGLAAADSTVTKATARTAKVTAKKSTAVEVPARKTVTKKTAAKTTTKRTRGTDG, from the coding sequence ATGAAGTTCTACTTCCCCGACAGTCAAGACCTGATCAGCCCCACCTACGACTTTGACCGGGATGAGTACCACCCGTTGCGAGTGCGTCAGCGCGACGATCGCTACGCACACGAAGCACTTACCGCCCGCCCTTACGACGGCATCCTCGTCAGCAAGGGCATCGTCGACGGTTCCATCAGCGGAACCGGCAAGTACACCACCTCTCAACGCGCACGCCTGTACCGCCTGGGCGTGCGCGACTTCTTCCGACTCCCTGACGGGATCGAGACTCTTGGTGACAACGGCGCCTTCGCCTACGCCACCGAGGAAATCCCGCCCGTCACCGTGGAGCAGGTCCTCGACTTCTACGACGGCTGCGGCTTCGACGCCGGCGTCAGCCTGGACCACATCGTCTTCGGATACCAACCCGACGAAGTCGTGCAGGCGGCCGGCGGCATCTTAAACGACGAGCAGAACGCTTGGGAAACCAGACGCGAGCTCACCCTGAAATACGCAGCGGAGTTCCTAGAAGCAATCCACGAACGCGGATCCACCCTGGTACCCGTCGGGGCAGCACAAGGGTGGAGTCCAAGCACCTACGCCAACAGCGTGCAACGTCTCCAAGATTTGGGCTACCAGCGCATCGCCCTCGGCGGCATGGTCCCGTTGAGAACGCCCGCTATCCTCGCGTGCCTCAACGCCATCGACGCCGTCCGCAAACCCGACACCCAACTGCATCTGCTGGGCATCACCCGTCTCGACGCCATGGAAGAGTTCGCCCGACTAGGCGTGTCTAGCCTGGACAGCACTTCCGGCTTCCGGCAGGCGTTCATGGACGAAAAAAATAACTACCACACCGCCAACGGCAATTACGCCGCTATCCGCGTGCCCCAGGTCGATGGAAACCTCAAACTCAAGAAGGCCATCGTGGCTGGTCAGGTCTCCCAAGCCAGTGCCGTTCGTTTGGAACGCGAATGCTTGAGTGCCCTGCGTGCCTACGACGAGGGCGCCGCCAGTCTCGAAGAGGCTTTGGAGACCGTCTTGGCCTACGACGCGTTAGTGCGTCCGCCGGCCGACCGCGCGAAACAATCGTATGAGGAGATGTACCGCACCACCCTCCAGGACCGCCCCTGGACGACGTGCTCATGCGGATTGTGCGAGCGACACGGCATTCAGTTGGTCATCTTTCGAGGCACCGAACGCAACAAGCGGCGCGGTTTTCACAACCTCGCTGTCCTGGCCGCCAAGATGCACACCCTGCGCCCCGCCAGAGTCAAGCCGACTGCGTCGCGGACCAGGGCAAAGGCGCAGACAACATCAGGCGCGCCGATGCGCACGACGCAGGGGCGGACCACTGCGGCCACGGGGGGATTGGCGGCGGCCGACTCGACCGTAACGAAGGCCACGGCGAGGACCGCGAAGGTCACCGCGAAGAAGTCCACCGCAGTGGAAGTTCCTGCAAGGAAGACTGTCACCAAGAAGACGGCGGCGAAGACAACGACGAAGCGCACAAGGGGAACTGATGGCTGA